A region of Nitrospirota bacterium DNA encodes the following proteins:
- the iscU gene encoding Fe-S cluster assembly scaffold IscU yields MAYSEKVVDHFNNPRNMGSFPKTDQDVGTGIVGAPECGDVMKLQIKVQNDTIVDAKFKTFGCGSAIASSSLATEWLKGKTLQEAAKIKNTDIVQELNLPPVKIHCSVLAEDAIKAALADYKKKAEGKGQPST; encoded by the coding sequence ATGGCATACAGCGAAAAAGTCGTCGATCATTTTAACAATCCGCGAAACATGGGGAGCTTCCCCAAGACCGACCAGGACGTGGGCACCGGCATCGTCGGCGCCCCGGAGTGCGGCGACGTGATGAAGCTGCAGATCAAGGTGCAGAACGACACCATCGTGGACGCGAAGTTCAAGACGTTCGGCTGCGGATCAGCCATCGCCAGCTCGAGTCTGGCGACCGAATGGCTTAAAGGCAAGACGCTCCAAGAAGCGGCCAAGATCAAGAACACCGATATCGTGCAGGAACTCAACCTGCCGCCGGTGAAGATCCACTGCTCGGTCCTGGCGGAGGACGCGATCAAGGCCGCGCTGGCGGACTATAAGAAGAAAGCGGAGGGAAAAGGCCAGCCATCCACGTAA
- a CDS encoding iron-sulfur cluster assembly accessory protein → METPNTTAQIPVVTLSESALKEVKRLMNVQGLTEGGLRLGVKGGGCSGLSYTINFDDKIGQYDTVYEFDGVKVIVDAKSAIYLQGTQLDFQKDLMGGQFKFVNPNAQKTCGCGESFSA, encoded by the coding sequence ATGGAGACACCCAACACGACAGCCCAGATCCCGGTGGTCACGCTGAGCGAGTCCGCGCTGAAGGAAGTGAAGCGGCTGATGAACGTCCAAGGTCTGACGGAAGGCGGCCTGCGGCTGGGCGTCAAAGGCGGGGGCTGTTCGGGGCTGAGCTACACGATCAACTTCGACGACAAGATCGGCCAGTATGACACGGTGTACGAGTTCGACGGCGTCAAGGTGATCGTGGATGCGAAGAGCGCCATTTATCTGCAGGGCACGCAACTGGATTTTCAGAAGGACCTCATGGGCGGTCAGTTCAAGTTCGTCAATCCGAACGCGCAGAAGACCTGCGGGTGCGGGGAGTCATTCTCGGCCTGA
- the hscB gene encoding Fe-S protein assembly co-chaperone HscB, whose translation MQQGQKASSPRTELQMARSMCWHCQSEISGEYFCERCVKVQPVSKEMDYFTCLGLPRRLNIDPDQLEAKFYELSRMFHPDFYQSKTETERAISLNNSALLNTAYRTLKDPVQRAEYLLRLEAGSAKEIRTSPPADLFEEILALQEDLEEFRSASSDRPPDELEPLRAKLEADRKTLDRRRAEMEARLFELFTAWDALQDRGEATDQLRKEREAILKEMREILSNRTYVSNIVNDLVATIG comes from the coding sequence ATGCAGCAAGGTCAGAAGGCATCCAGTCCGCGCACCGAACTCCAGATGGCGCGCAGCATGTGCTGGCACTGCCAATCGGAGATCAGCGGGGAGTATTTCTGCGAACGGTGCGTGAAGGTGCAACCTGTCTCCAAGGAGATGGATTACTTTACCTGTTTGGGTCTTCCGCGTCGTCTGAACATCGATCCCGACCAACTTGAAGCCAAGTTTTATGAATTAAGCCGCATGTTTCATCCGGATTTCTACCAGAGCAAGACCGAAACCGAGCGGGCGATCAGCCTCAACAATTCCGCGTTGTTGAACACCGCTTACCGGACGCTGAAGGATCCCGTCCAGCGGGCCGAGTATCTGCTTCGCTTGGAAGCGGGCTCCGCGAAAGAGATCCGCACCTCCCCGCCGGCCGATTTGTTCGAAGAGATTCTGGCTCTTCAGGAAGACCTCGAAGAGTTCCGGTCCGCCTCCTCCGATCGACCGCCCGACGAGCTTGAGCCCCTGCGGGCCAAGCTGGAAGCGGACCGGAAGACGCTGGACCGACGCCGGGCCGAAATGGAAGCCCGGCTGTTCGAGCTGTTCACCGCGTGGGACGCGCTGCAGGATCGCGGAGAAGCCACCGACCAGCTCCGCAAGGAGCGGGAAGCGATCCTCAAAGAAATGCGGGAGATTCTGTCCAACCGCACGTACGTCAGCAACATCGTCAACGACCTCGTCGCGACCATCGGATAA